In the genome of Hydra vulgaris chromosome 06, alternate assembly HydraT2T_AEP, the window ACGGGGAAAATTGATTGCTAAGTGCCACATACCTTCGTGTGTCAATAATGCATACAATTTGACACCAAGCAAACTAACGcgtataaaatataattgagaACTATCATTTATAAGCGAGGTTCGGCAATGCATCAAAATTGTTAgcttaataaataatagtttaaacaGCAGTTTTCTTGACTGTTCTAAAATGAATAAAGCTTTATGTTAGTTAGCCTATGGCTATCAACCTCGTTTAGAAGTTTTGACTAATTTCGTACGGGGAAAATTGATTGCTAAGTGCCACATACCTTCGTGTGTCAATAATGCATAAAATTTGACAGCAAGCAAACCAACgcgtttaaaatataaataataactatcgTTTATAAGCGAGGTTCGGTAATGCATCAAAATTGTTAGCTtaataagtaatagttttattagCAGTTTTCTTGACTGTTCTAAAATGAATAAAGCTTTATGTTAGTTAGCCTATGGCTATCAACCTCGTTTAGAAGTTTTGACTAATTTCGTACGGGAAAAATTGATTGCTAAGTGCCACATACATACGTGTGTCAAtgaataaagttttatgttaGTTAGCCTATGGCTATCAACCTCGTTTAGAAGTTTTGACTAATTTCGTACGGGAAAAATTGATTGCTAAGTGCCACATACCTTCGTGTGTCAATAATGCATAAAATTTGACAGCAAGCAAACCAACgcgtttaaaatataaataataactatcgTTTATAAGCGAGGTTCGGTAATGCATCAAAATTGTTAGCTtaataagtaatagttttattagCAGTTTTCTTGACTGTTCTAAAATGAATAAAGCTTTATGTTAGTTAGCCTATGGCTATCAACCTCGTTTAGAAGTTTTGACTAATTTCGTACGGGGAAAATTGATTGCTAAGTGCCACATACCTTCGTGTGTCAATAATGCATAAAATTTGACAGCAAGCAAACCAACgcgtttaaaatataaataataactatcgTTTATAAGCGAGGTTCGGTAATGCATCAAAATTGTTAGCTtaataagtaatagttttattagCAGTTTTCTTGACTGTTCTAAAATGAATAAAGCTTTATGTTAGTTAGCCTATGGCTATCAACCTCGTTTAGAAGTTTTGACTAATTTCGTACGGGAAAAATTGATTGCTAAGTGCCACATACATACGTGTGTCAATAATGCATACAATTTGACACCAAGCAAACTAACgcgtataaaatataaataataactatcgTTTATAAGCGAGGTTCGGCAATGCATCAAAATTGTTAgcttaataaataatagtttaaacaGCAGTTTACTTGACTGCTctaaaatgaataaagttttatgttaGTTAGCCTATGGCTATCAACCTCGTTTAGAAGTTTTGACTAATTTCGTACGGGAAAAATTGATTGCTAAGTGCCACATACCTTCGTGTGTCAATAATGCATAAAATTTGACAGCAAGCAAACCAACgcgtttaaaatataaataataactatcgTTTATAAGCGAGGTTCGGTAATGCATCAAAATTGTTAGCTtaataagtaatagttttattagCAGTTTTCTTGACTGTTCTAAAATGAATAAAGCTTTATGTTAGTTAGCCTATGGCTATCAACCTCGTTTAGAAGTTTTGACTAATTTCGTACGGGGAAAATTGATTGCTAAGTGCCACATACCTTCGTGTGTCAATAATGCATAAAATTTGACAGCAAGCAAACCAACgcgtttaaaatataaataataactatcgTTTATAAGCGAGGTTCGGTAATGCATCAAAATTGTTAGCTtaataagtaatagttttattagCAGTTTTCTTGACTGTTCTAAAATGAATAAAGCTTTATGTTAGTTAGCCTATGGCTATCAACCTCGTTTAGAAGTTTTGACTAATTTCGTACGGGAAAAATTGATTGCTAAGTGCCACATACATACGTGTGTCAATAATGCATACAATTTGACACCAAGCAAACTAACgcgtataaaatataaataataactatcgTTTATAAGCGAGGTTCGGCAATGCATCAAAATTGTTAgcttaataaataatagtttaaacaGCAGTTTACTTGACTGCTctaaaatgaataaagttttatgttaGTTAGCCTATGGCTATCAACCTCGTTTAGAAGTTTTGACTAATTTCGTACGGGGAAAATTGATTGCTAAGTGCCACATACCTTCGTGTGTCAATAATGCATAAAATTTGACAGCAAGCAAACCAACgcgtataaaatataaataataactatcgTTTATAAGCGAGGTTCGGCAATGCATCAAAATTGTTAgcttaataaataatagtttaaacaGCAGTTTTCTTGACTGTTCTAAAATGAATAAAGcttaataagtaataaagttaattaGCCTATGGCCTTCAACCTCGTTTAgaagttttgattattttcgTACGGGGAAAACTGATTGCTAAGTGCCACATACATACGTGTGTCAATAATGCATAAAATTTGACACCAAGCAAACTAACGcgtataaaatataattgagaACTATCATTTATAAGCGAGGTTCGGCAATGCATCAAAATTGTTAgcttaataaataatagtttaaacaGCAGTTTTCTTGACTGTTCTAAAATGAATAAAGCTTTATGTTAGTTAGCCTATGGCTATCAACCTCGTTTAGAAGTTTTGACTAATTTCGTACGGGGAAAATTGATTGCTAAGTGCCACATACCTTCGTGTGTCAATAATGCATAAAATTTGACACCAAGCAAACTAACGCGTATGAATTATAAATGATTACTATCGTTTAAAAGCGAGGTTCGGCAATGCATCAAAATTGTTAgaaatatagcaaaaatattttcatagcAGTTTTcgtgaatcttttttttaaataaagttttatgataTTTAGTCTATGGTCTTAAAACTTAGGTCCTTCAATTAACAAGAACTTGAACTAAGTTCGTCCGTTTCTAAGAAAGAAAGACGAGCTCACCACTTAAAAGAAAGACGAGCTCATCACTTGAAAGAAAGACGAGCTCATCAGTTATTAAGAACTTGGTAGTTCCTATTAACTGATCACCTCGTTAAAAATGTgttcaatgtttttatcataacgTTATGTTGCTAAGAAAAACTCGATTTGAATACCTACCACGATTAAGGTATTCAAATGTTATTTCAATGTCAAAATATTAGGggtaatataaaaacttacgtTGTTAAACaagaaactaatttaaaaaatttaataaaacttactaATTGCTTTTCTTTCTTGCAAGTTGCCTTTGTTCCTTTTCACTTGTGTAGTCTTTTTCTATAGCtattaatttatgatttaaaaggtaaaaatcaGAGTTTCACTGAGTTTCACCTaatgaaatcatttttaaaatacgcGTCATAATTATGTAGAAACTTccctaaaaaaaggaaaattaatttggttttaacataagacaattttattaacatattaacATAATGTAAAAATACGTAAAAGAAGTAGCAATAGATAAATTCTTACGAGTCGAAAAATTTAACTACCTtaactaaaacatatttttctaacATAATGTTTCCTTTATCTTTGCAATGTTAAGAAATCTATATCGGACCTGCATATGGAATGCCATTTCAAATATTGAATCATATGACCCTAGATCATGTAATAGGATTCTTCTTCAATGAAAATTCTAAATGATcatttcattttacatttttttattttaaattaatcaaataaataaataaaataaaacaaaaagaagaggAAAGACAGTTACTTTTGTGGGACCTTCAAAAAAAtctgatatttataataaataaatctaggCTAGaaattattctaataaataacTCTAGTCTAGGATTAATCTTATAAACAACTCTAGTCTAGtaattaatgtaataaataactCTACTCTAGTAATTAATGTCATAAATGACTCTAGTCTAGAAACTAATCTAATAGATAACTCTAGTCTAGGattaatctaataaataaatctagtcctgaaattaatcaaataaataactCTAGTCTAGTAACTAATCTAATAAATAACTCTAGTCTAggataaatctaataaataactCTAGTCTTGAAATTAATCTAATAAATAACTCTTGTCTTGAAATTAATCCGATAAATAACTCTAGTCTTGAAATTATCTAATAATTAACTCTCTAAAATTAGAGAACTGAAATTACTAAAACAGTTTATTACAAACTACAAACTATTTTCGCTTatttaaatgtcattaaaacaCTTTAGGTGAAATCTTTACATTACAGTATAGTTAGTATAAAAAGCTACTTTTTACattcttaaaatattgtttctaactttatctttaatttttttatgtcctCTTTTTTCCAAAATAGGAAAGTTTTTAATTGCTAGCAACACCTCGTGCAATTGAGGTATCCTTTTCTGTAATAAATGAGCTCGAAAAGCTTTATTAATTGCATCATTTTCCTCCTCAGTCCATGTTTCCCAtgtctttttctataaattaataaacatattttaataagttgcaatttttaaaaaagtttacaaacttgaaaactattttCATAACACTACATTTAAACCAGTTATGATAGCAATTAATACCTTTTTAATAGGTTTTAGCATGTCCTCACAGTTATTATTTGGTGTgtactgttttcttttttctatagaaacacatttatcaaataaaataagaaaacagaGTATTGCAGcataaagtgtttttattcCTTAACACTTTAGCCatgtaaaaacaattgaaaatttttattgttaaatattaccATTAACTATTACCTGACTGTTTACCCATTGAAGCACTAACAACATGAgagttattttctaaaactctattattttctttaagaacATCATCAATCTTCTTGCTCTTTACAGATTTCCCATCATCAATAGCTACAAGAACTTTTGCTACTTTGGTCAGCTCTATGGTAGCGTCTTCCTTTCTATACCAATTCATGTGAACATCTTTAGTATGACCAAAATGATTTGTAAGCCATGTTAATTCAGCATCATTCATATCTAATAGCTGCATCATTGTTGCCAAAAGTTTGCGTGTTCTTGTAGGTGTTATAAGTCTTGGCTTTTGAAGATTTGAAACACTCTTAGTTATGCTTTGAAGAGTATCCcaaccttttaaataaaattcaccGTACGCAAAAACATAAGGGTTACTATCATGAGCCTCTAGATACAACCTATGTTTTACAATTAACCTTATGGCCTCTATCATTTCACTGGTAAAAAGTATAGGCACCAAAGCATTTTTGCTTttcccttttttatttttcccttCAATATAGCAAACCTGCATACGATCAGCAAGAATTTTTTCTACAGGGTCATCAAGATTGTCAATATCGGTTCGCCTTTTCCATCTACCATCCTCGACACCTTGCCActgcaaaagttttaattttgatactTCTCCACCACGTCTAGCATTAAAAGTTAGTACTCGTGTCAAAGTTAATTTAGCAAGTTGTTTAAcatctttatttgaaaaactagaaGACTCAATGCGATAAACACAGTCTCTCATTTCATCCAAAATGTGTTTCCTTAAAATCATTATATCACCCTCCAACGGCAGTTCTTCAGGCTGATTAGCTTTATCAGATTCATAAGTTGACCTTGCATTTCCTGCCATAACTTGCCAGTCACTATCATATaactctaaaaagttttttatttttttgattttaatactaCAGTTTTCTCTCAAAGCAAGTGCTCTTACAGTAAGTGCTAGATTGCGTAAACAAAATCCTGCCTTTAGAAAAGTATTTGGTTTCCCAATATCTCTAGGGCCATTATATTCAGAAAGAATTTTGACTGCTGAAGTAATAAGATCAAAATTTTCCGGTAACACCAACAAACTAGCAACAGCATTTTCTTGCATATCATTCCTTCGAAATATTTGCAAGATCCGAGCAAGGCAACACAAAGAATACCTAATATCATGATAtctatctttttgtttttttttgcatctcaACAGCAGCGTACATTAATAATGAATTGTCATTACGGATAAAAAGGTGAAGATCGTCCCGCTTCATTTTTGATAGTATGAGCTCATGCACTTCACCAAACTTCTTATCACCTACAGCAACACCAAGCATAGCTCGGCttgaagataaatttttatttgaagttatttCCAAAAATTTTGGTTTACAGTTTTTAGCATGTTTGTAAAGAGTTTTAGCATTAAACATTCCATGACAGTTTATACAAGGTACAAGCTCCATTACTTTGGCTGATGACTCTCTGAcaacaaaaagattattttgaTTATCTTTAAGAAGATTTATATTAGCTAGGTAATCCCCTTGCCTGGTAATTAGTTTCAAAGCATGAGACCTTTCTTTACTTCTTGATGGGTGTGATAGAGCTTCCTTAACATCATCTTCTGATTTATGAATATTCATAAAATGCCGAGGAGGATTCCAAACAcgttttttacaatataaacaaaagtGCATTTTATGACCACTTTTTCTTTTTGGAAtacctaaaattatttttaaaattttattctattgtAATTACCCTAACACAAATAATTTAAGAGTGAAATGAATTTGaagttaataaatatctttatttttttacaattaaattatcaattaaactattaaccattaaattattaatcaattattaaacttataacaattaaactattaaacagttattaaaaaaacaataaattatttaccaaCAGCATCACCCTTACTTTTGCAGACAACTGCTTCAGTTAAATTTTCAATAGAGTTTACAATCTGCtcatagttatttaattttggtGTCATAGAACTGCTGACATCAGAATAGCTACAAGAAGCTTGGCAATCTTGCAGCATGGTGTTTATCTTTGGAATTTCTTTATGGATAGTTGATACACTGATATCACCCCTTTCTATTGAAACATTTGCTTCCTCATTTTCATCACTACTCCCATCACTACTTGAACTTAGGTTGCTTGGTTGATAATCGCCATCACTACTGTCATTCTAAAATAAGTTGattaatgtaaacataaaatctttgaaaaaaaataaatttattataacctttaacttatatatttatatatacacaataaagttattgttataaattaagAGGATGTAGAAATACATCATACATCAACCTCATCTACATCTTGCTCAACATCAACAAAACtctaaataaagataaaaaaaaacaacttttcattgaatgaaaatgtaacaaaaatgtaaaatgtaaaataacatGAAGTATTTACATTGATTGAATGTATTTCTAAGCCACTGTCTTCTTCAGCGCTGGTCTCAGCATTTTCGGTCTGAAATAGATATTGTAATggaattataatttataaaaaactgtttgatAATAAAACTGGCATGTAATGGATTCATCAGTAACTTGTAAAATTAGGAgatacaaaaatcaaaaaacatactTCATTTAATGGAGAAGCTGGAGTTTCTATTCTAGCctagataatatataaaagatttaacagattttaggatttaaaaaatttattcaaatctatatgcaaaaaaaaaagattttaatatatttataactttaacaaataatattatttaaaattttactactttTGAAAAGTTTGAACACACccttaattttaattgtaggtaaaaactttatttggtgTTGAAGTAAGAAACTTCTAAAGtaacaacaaaaagtaatatttgtacaacataaaaagttttattaattaaattctgaaaacaaatttataacaaacttaCATTATTATCAACATGCCACCAATTTCTTGGTGTGGCAAAGATTTCTCAATaagaaactaaaattattatgttaatatattttatcagagtcaaacaaataaacaaaaaaaatttatcataatatttaattttgaaatatttacatcaaaTTCACCATcagaaaacatattttcaatatccctaaaattataaatataggctaaactttaaaatgttatatgtgtttgtaaattgtaaaatatcaaGGTTTATACCATAAGTTTATACCATCCTTTTTTAAAGGCATGTAagaaaaatgaaacaaacatgcatatatatatatatatatatatatatatatatatatatatatatatatatatatttatatatatatatatatatatatatatatatatatatatatcattaaatttctaaacaaaattgaataaattaaaaacttttgctgaatttttatttgaaaaaacctcATATACGGCTTGTACAGGGCCTTTAAACTCTTCTGCACACTtagttaaattctaaaaatataattaacaactataaatctattatacagacatttttattaaatacaggtcaaaaattttatttcccaGTCTGTATTAATAATACATAAAgtcaattatatataaataagtgtAAATAACTCAttggtttatttaaatattattttgtctaAATGCTTaaggtatattaaaaaaaaaaatcatattccgtgttttttagatttttatttaaattatgcaaactaATGTAATTGAACTAATTTAAATACTAAGTTAGGTAAACAAACTGGCGTGTTCTGGTCTTCTtcaatactatttttaacattctcatcctgaaataaaaacatttttgtttatatttttataaacaattttatatgagaaaaaaattctaaagaaaatttaacaaattaaaactgcaactaaatttttttttaaaccttatctATGGCAAGTAGAGGGCCTTTAAACTCAGCaggatatttaaataaattctaaaattataattaacaacTATATATCTATTATGTAGGCATTCTGATTGTATACAGGTCTTAACTCTCATTACCCAGTCTGTGACAATAAAGTTGATTGTATATAAATAACTGTCAACAATCCATGGATTTGTGTAAATACTTAGGTGGTTAGGAATGTTCATAGAACTCccctataataataattaaaaaaaaagagtttcttattaattttattttattaaatgtttaaaataatgtcaattaTTATCTATACAAAGTTGCATCCTTTCAAGCCATttgtcaaacatttttttatactcttCTTTGGGTATACTTTGAAGTAGCTTTGTTGTgcaagttttttacttttgacatCAGTATCAttgtcaagatttttttttatcaagtcaAATAGCCAATAATCGGATGGAGCTAAGTCAGGTGAGTATGTTTGGTGGTGAATTATTGTAATTCCAGCTTGGTTTAGACAATTTGTGATGGTTTGAGTCAAATGAGGTCGAGTGTTATCATGGAGGAATTTGAAATTTTGAGAGCCTGTTTCAggtcttttattatttatttcgcATATAAGAGGtttcaaacaactttttatataatattcgcTAGCAACAGTGTCTTCCTTTTCAACATAACCCAAATGAACAACACTTGTTGTTTTGAAGATGCAGAACATGTTTTTCAGCTGAAATCTGTCGCATCTTACAATAGTTCTTGGACTTTCACCTTCACCGACCCAACTAGCCTTAGCCAACTTGTGTCCAACTTGTCTCAAATAAAACCACAACTTATACCCTGTAATAATATCACAAAGTCTCCATGGGCCGTTTCTGAAAAGGGCTAAATTCGCCTTACATGCTTCAAATCCATTCTTGCGATTTTGATCGATTAACTCGTGGGGTATCCAACACGatgttaattttctttttttaagtgcGCTGTTAATGATTTTGTTGATTGTAAAACAATTGATTGATGTCAGGGCTTCAATTATATCATGTGTTGCATGCGGATTTTCTTCAATAATGGCTATGGCTCACATACGTTTTATACTCTCAGCTGTATACATGGTTTAAGGGCACCTTGAGCAAGGATCATCTCTGAGAATCTCTCtaccatctttaaataaagtagccCACTTGGCAACTGTACTATATTTTGGAGCTTGGTCACCATGAACTAAAACCAATTCATCAGTTATGGCTTGTGCTGAAACCCTAAGCAGAGCATGGGTTTTAATATATCCTCGATATTCAAATTTTtccatctttaattttttattttaaacatatataaaatttaaataacttttttaataaacattcaaatttttcaacaaGTACCTAAAATGTAATAACTAAACACagtttaaaatgatatataaatattaaattatttcctGTCTCATTGTATCTTTATAGATGAAGTTCTATGAACTTCTTTAACAACTTAAGTAAAATTTTGCCTAAATGCTTaaggtatattaaaaaaaaaaaagtaattatattaatttaaatacaaaattaggTAAACAAACTGGCATATTCTGGTCTTCTTCATTACTATTTTCAACATTATCATcctgaaataaaaacatatttgagtacatttttataaacaattttatctgAGAAATTTAACTGTTAATTAACTAAAATGCTGAAAATTTTAGTTGACTTAAAAGTCAATTATCTAATTATGGTGCATTGCATGGCATATAAAGagaaatactatattttataaactaaaattggCCAAGACTTAAACTGATTAACTTttacattctttaaaaattctataaagtttaaatcctttataaaaatattttaaaccttctaataaaaaaattatttccaaaacttaagttaaaatgcatgtatttaacatttatttaacaaattattaaaaaataaaaaaataatgattatcaTCATCAAAATAAATCATACCAGCAATTTTAAACTGTTAGCACATTTATTAgatctataaaatataacaattcaTAACACATATCATAACTTTATGTCGAAGTATTTATgattaacaattatttatatataatatttctttttttttcatatagagAAATGGAAGgaactatatataaaattatatttaaattactcaaataaagGCTCCTTTAACATTTCAAACACTTCTTCGATGCTGGACTCTTTCAATGACATATTCTAAAATTCGAAAGCCACATGactacaaaataattaaacattaagttacttatatatagctataatgaataataaagttatatagtCATCGTTAAACCATCAttagaaatttaatttgaactatgctaatttatcttaaattccatatttaaattttttaaattgttgtgaTTAAGTACTTGAAATAAATTAGATACCGTTACCATTGTTAATTCTTTTAATCTACCAATAatctaaaaagttataatttatgtaaatcaaaacaagaaaaatcattatttataagtgtatatgtataaaatCATAATTACATATATAGAACCCTTGGAATAAGTAAAACTAatgttggcaaaaaattgccatccttaaaaaatatatatatatttatatataaatatatatatatatatatatataaatatatatatatatatataaatatgtacatatatatatatatattatatatatatatatatatatatatatatatttataaatatatatatatatatatatatatatatatatatatatatatatatatatatatatatatatatatataatacatatatatatatatatatatatatatatatatatatacatatatatatatatatatatatatatatatatatatatatatatatatcgaataAGAAAATTGATTCGATATTCTATtagaaaaagacaaaaaaaaaaaatgtaacaaatacataccattgaaaaaaacaaagttagttgttttttatcctaaaatttcaaaatcttgaagtttcaaaaatataaagataccTGAACACAAGTTAATCGCTCTTCTGGATCATTGCACCATCCTCTAACAATAGTTTCAACAAGATGTCTTGTGTCAGATtccaaatatattttagaaataatatttgtatCTGGTCTTTCTCCTTTTTCAAGAGcttgagttaaaaaaatatctttataaatagaAAAGTGATTTTGCCATGGTGAGTCTAATCCTgacataatttcaaaaatagataATGACATGGCATAAACATCTGATTCTTTTGTAACAGTATTTACTGTATAGTTACAAATTTCAGGAGAAAGATAAGCTATTGTTAAACCAGCAAATCCAGCTTTTACCTTAGTCTTTGTTGCCATTGTTTCTTTCATTATAGCAAGGTCACAAAAATCAGTAAGTTTTATAACTATCCTACTTAAAGTGCCATGAACTAAAATATTTGCAGGCTTAAAATCATGATGCACAATGTTTAAGTCGTGCAAATATTTTAATCCATTAGCTGCTTGTAAGCAGTAGTCTAACCGTTCCATATAATTAAAATAGCTTTcttcattaaacaaatttaatagtTCTGGCAATGAATGGCATACTGTATTCTCTACTAGTACACAGCAGTagtcaaaaaaaattgctaGAGGTCTAATACTAAAGCCAATATACGCAACAATATTTGGATGGTTAAGCTTTTTAAAACGATTAGACAtaagaaacatttttgatttaggGAATTGATGCTTATAAAGTTTACAAGCAACAACCTTctttttatgaacaaatttataaac includes:
- the LOC136081454 gene encoding uncharacterized protein LOC136081454, coding for MQENAVASLLVLPENFDLITSAVKILSEYNGPRDIGKPNTFLKAGFCLRNLALTVRALALRENCSIKIKKIKNFLELYDSDWQVMAGNARSTYESDKANQPEELPLEGDIMILRKHILDEMRDCVYRIESSSFSNKDVKQLAKLTLTRVLTFNARRGGEVSKLKLLQWQGVEDGRWKRRTDIDNLDDPVEKILADRMQVCYIEGKNKKGKSKNALVPILFTSEMIEAIRLIVKHRLYLEAHDSNPYVFAYGEFYLKGWDTLQSITKSVSNLQKPRLITPTRTRKLLATMMQLLDMNDAELTWLTNHFGHTKDVHMNWYRKEDATIELTKVAKVLVAIDDGKSVKSKKIDDVLKENNRVLENNSHVVSASMGKQSEKRKQYTPNNNCEDMLKPIKKKKTWETWTEEENDAINKAFRAHLLQKRIPQLHEVLLAIKNFPILEKRGHKKIKDKVRNNILRM
- the LOC136081921 gene encoding RGS domain-containing serine/threonine-protein kinase A-like, translating into MANFSFLKSKGLNQIEQENNEFIVELPLNMPQDAFIGEGSFAKVYKFVHKKKVVACKLYKHQFPKSKMFLMSNRFKKLNHPNIVAYIGFSIRPLAIFFDYCCVLVENTVCHSLPELLNLFNEESYFNYMERLDYCLQAANGLKYLHDLNIVHHDFKPANILVHGTLSRIVIKLTDFCDLAIMKETMATKTKVKAGFAGLTIAYLSPEICNYTVNTVTKESDVYAMSLSIFEIMSGLDSPWQNHFSIYKDIFLTQALEKGERPDTNIISKIYLESDTRHLVETIVRGWCNDPEERLTCVQIIGRLKELTMVTVSNLFQVLNHNNLKNLNMEFKIN